Proteins from a single region of Trichoderma asperellum chromosome 3, complete sequence:
- a CDS encoding uncharacterized protein (EggNog:ENOG41~BUSCO:EOG092D2457), which translates to MPPASQRKDPQQGNATKVDGKANGNRAGFKTDTAISNGHSGPQRTLQAWVPDPDEKFVDGGLEKSSSSGPWDQFAENEKRFGLKSDYDENMYTTVIDRSHPKYKERMAAADKKAREIERSVALTAHVAEERVMDYSGGKGRTDDNEEDKYSGVRRQDFPALPSGQGGKYMPPAKRAPTAQATVAGAPFDPAIISSQIRAPPKKQSSQASEQRKISDVVKNGASAKPEVQKPVETQPSNAKPVESKTPTPVPTPSPAPAKDTKTPEEKPAEKSAASARAVPTANARPVTQLPQNVPSATSTVERDVLNSFKSFASQQRLHAEKARSSKAKADKEVKLIELKKFANTFKLSTPVPKDLVSIIAKDPAKQREIQAKAMKNAEEMAKAKSDAALKKDATPSKDTPQPKPAEQTPTSTAPVAAETRPPRGAPVPQATPPNGGPGRHTGPRQQFNQQQYHQQGYRNGRVGPQHVSQPHSNGGTLAQRIRNVEQQKFSQPPMPQQHASEIRAPPTGPSNNMDFPRRHSGHLGAKLNPNSNEFRPSPFAASFNPNGHPSATSSPRVAINHVNDPANAAGHPQGQLIRRKTKAIDVNKCYILSHIKTIAPPQGPQARSWEDNGGLRPAYDTIPTWRQLQDDEKSDSTMRLTYKEYFERQPFSGMPTPNPAHVVPQMPPHQHQLPFHLQHGAQHIMPRQSPHMPPMQMHTPQHGPVPHQPYGNDDHRMMHSNSAQSFASPRMGQLPVAYPQVNPGAQVPYGQPVFLGAGNPQLGQFRSFSNNPHYAPQQGQMGAPMMMQPQFIPGPQGMMAGPHLMYPGAHHPQFMPPTGPPQPVAAANGYPSPGRPAAPMMVHQGSQQGHNMYGMSPNIQYNQPAYGPAQTGAPMSNARPYNGPGPQHYAANVPHHYSPQPPSNGGGNYSNSNKHHVPQSHPHPGPQANRTASTSPQNQESEGSNEAK; encoded by the exons ATGCCGCCGGCATCCCAAAGAAAAGACCCTCAACAGGGCAATGCGACCAAGGTGGACGGAAAGGCAAACG GCAATCGAGCTGGGTTCAAGACCGATACTGCGATTTCGAACGGCCACTCCGGACCTCAGAGAACTCTGCAGGCATGGGTCCCTGATCCTGACGAGAAGTTTGTCGATGGCGGTCTGGAaaaatcctcctcttccggCCCCTGGGACCAGTTCGCCGAAAACGAGAAGCGCTTTGGCCTCAAATCCGACTATGACGAAAACATGTACACCACTGTAATCGACCGCAGTCATCCGAAGTACAAGGAGAGAATGGCAGCCGCGGATAAGAAGGCTAGGGAAATCGAGCGCAGCGTAGCTCTTACTGCCCACGTAGCTGAAGAGCGTGTCATGGACTACTCTGGCGGCAAAGGCCGCACTGACGACAATGAGGAGGACAA ATACAGCGGTGTTCGTCGTCAGGATTTCCCCGCTCTCCCATCTGGACAAGGCGGGAAATATATGCCCCCGGCCAAACGCGCTCCAACTGCCCAAGCTACAGTTGCAGGTGCTCCTTTTGACCCGGCCATTATATCTTCGCAGATTAGGGCCCCCCCGAAGAAGCAATCTTCTCAGGCCTCTGAGCAGCGAAAGATCTCTGACGTTGTCAAGAACGGGGCCTCAGCAAAGCCCGAGGTCCAAAAACCAGTGGAAACCCAGCCATCCAACGCGAAGCCCGTAGAGAGCAAGACCCCTACTCCGGTTCCAACACCTTCCCCTGCTCCGGCCAAAGACACTAAAACCCCAGAGGAGAAACCGGCAGAGAAGTCGGCGGCTTCCGCCAGGGCGGTCCCTACCGCTAATGCTCGACCCGTTACTCAGCTACCCCAGAACGTTCCCAGCGCAACATCGACTGTTGAGCGCGATGTCTTGAACTCATTCAAATCGTTTGCTTCGCAGCAACGCCTACATGCCGAAAAGGCTAGAAGCAGCAAGGCAAAAGCGGATAAGGAAGTCAAGTTGATCGAGCTGAAGAAATTCGCAAACACTTTCAAACTCTCAACACCGGTTCCCAAGGATTTAGtgtccatcatcgccaaggaTCCCGCCAAGCAGAGGGAGATTCAGGCCAAGGCTATGAAGAACGCCGAGGagatggccaaggccaagtctGATGCTGCTCTTAAAAAGGATGCCACTCCATCCAAGGACACTCCTCAGCCCAAGCCTGCCGAACAGACGCCGACATCTACGGCACCTGTCGCAGCCGAGACCAGGCCTCCTCGGGGAGCTCCTGTGCCCCAAGCCACACCCCCTAACGGCGGACCTGGCCGCCACACAGGCCCTCGCCAGCAGTTCAATCAGCAACAGTATCACCAGCAAGGCTATAGGAACGGCCGTGTCGGTCCTCAGCATGTTTCGCAACCGCACTCAAACGGTGGTACGCTGGCGCAACGTATCCGCAACGTAGAGCAGCAAAAGTTCTCTCAGCCTCCCATGCCCCAGCAGCATGCTTCCGAAATCCGTGCTCCGCCTACTGGTCCTTCTAACAACATGGACTTCCCTCGGCGTCATAGCGGCCACCTCGGAGCAAAGCTAAACCCCAATAGCAACGAATTTAGGCCAAGCCCATTCGCTGCGTCGTTCAACCCCAACGGCCATCCAAGCGCGACATCCAGCCCCCGGGTCGCTATCAACCATGTTAATGATCCCGCTAATGCGGCGGGCCATCCTCAGGGGCAGCTTATCCGAAGAAAGACCAAGGCTATCGATGTCAACAAGTGCTACATCTTATCTCACATCAAGACCATCGCTCCGCCCCAGGGACCACAGGCCCGTAGCTGGGAGGATAATGGTGGCCTGCGCCCAGCCTACGATACTATTCCTACCTGGCGCCAACTACAGGATGATGAAAAGAGCGACTCAACCATGCGCCTCACCTACAAGGAATATTTTGAGCGACAGCCGTTTTCTGGCATGCCTACTCCAAACCCGGCTCATGTCGTGCCTCAGATGCCtcctcatcagcatcagcttcCGTTCCATCTCCAGCACGGCGCACAACACATTATGCCGCGCCAATCTCCGCATATGCCTCCGATGCAGATGCACACTCCGCAACATGGACCCGTGCCTCACCAGCCATATGGCAATGATGACCACAGGATGATGCACTCCAACTCTGCTCAGTCCTTTGCTTCGCCTCGCATGGGACAGCTGCCCGTGGCATACCCGCAAGTCAACCCAGGCGCACAGGTTCCATATGGACAGCCAGTCTTCCTTGGTGCCGGCAACCCTCAGCTGGGCCAATTTAGGAGCTTCTCTAATAACCCTCACTACGCACCGCAGCAGGGGCAGATGGGCGcaccgatgatgatgcagccaCAATTTATCCCAGGACCCCAAGGGATGATGGCGGGCCCTCACCTGATGTACCCCGGCGCACACCATCCGCAGTTCATGCCGCCCACTGGCCCACCACAgccggtggcagcagcaaatggaTATCCCAGCCCGGGACGACCAGCGGCGCCCATGATGGTGCATCAGGGATCTCAGCAGGGGCATAACATGTACGGAATGAGCCCCAATATCCAATACAACCAACCGGCGTATGGGCCGGCACAAACCGGTGCACCAA TGTCTAATGCACGACCTTACAACGGACCTGGACCTCAGCATTACGCCGCCAACGTGCCGCATCATTATAGCCCACAGCCACCCAGTAACGGCGGCGGGAAttacagcaacagcaacaagcaTCATGTACCACAGAGTCACCCGCATCCCGGCCCGCAGGCCAATCGAACGGCTTCAACTTCTCCCCAGAACCAGGAATCTGAGGGATCCAATGAGgcaaaatag
- a CDS encoding uncharacterized protein (EggNog:ENOG41~TransMembrane:4 (i44-68o88-112i133-161o517-539i)): MARADNNSKAHSYEPVQVVKVDSESQKSTTSDYKRYAIYSPSEWLLEFISSTAALGLVIAIAIIFRYMDNKPLSAWNGLLSLNATISILTTAYAIVLMQGVSTFIGQAKWLYIKNKPRRLADFEIFDRASRDIWGSLLLLTTVRWNLATIGAVIVILRLAFSPFAQQVVLIEQRDIISPPADTATFGYAHGYSREAVFNSLSNSGVGKHRCHNCIHVPTTSRKAGSTPQDAGMQNAIYQGLYGVKMTEPFNCPGVCTWPGSYTSLGFHAECRNVTQQTLQTARCAYDNENVMRQCNMTTPGGVMVKSHHVDTDSGTTYYMNTSSLLYQYSQSGGSYTPKQTFPEITRFAIYRSTVDYNFNMQNINVTECSLYITAYEYTDAKANGSDFSFASKREIDFGVKNPWHLAPPNSSINFQRIVTNETTRGGIQIPALEIDFPNLQTLATFLSSPSIVSEFVEGDFVNTNLGIAAALYGDVNLSDRFDGMATAMTNYLRYGPNTQLALGEVIQSEPFVSIRWGYFAVPIATEALAIIFAILSIVSSRRSRGVPLWKSSTLAVLACQHNEQLELLQTTGKGINEIQAVAKRSKVQLQ; the protein is encoded by the exons ATGGCGAGGGCTGACAACAACTCCAAAGCTCACTCATATGAGCCTGTTCAAGTTGTCAAAGTAGACTCCGAGTCACAAAAGTCAACCACCTCCGACTATAAGCGCTATGCAATATACTCTCCCAGCGAGTGGCTTTTGGAGTTCATCAGTTCGACTGCGGCTCTGGGCCTCGTGATTGCAATTGCCATCATCTTTCGGTACATGGACAACAAGCCTCTCTCTGCCTGGAACGGTCTCCTTTCTCTAAACGCAACGATTTCAATCCTGACAACTGCATACGCTATCGTGTTGATGCAAGGAGTCAGCACGTTTATTGGACAGGCCAAATGGCTTTACATCAAGAACAAGCCTCGTAGGCTTGCCGACTTCGAAATATTCGATAGAGCTAGCCGCGATATTTGGGgctctcttctgctgcttacCACTGTAAGGTGGAATCTAGCCACCATTGGCGCGGTGATTGTGATCTTGCGACTTGCTTTCTCGCCATTTGCACAGCAGGTGGTTCTGATTGAGCAGCGAGACATCATCTCCCCTCCCGCGGATACTGCCACCTTTGGATATGCACATGGCTATAGTCGGGAGGCGGTATTTAACAGTCTCTCAAACTCCGGCGTCGGTAAGCATCGCTGTCACAactgcatacatgtacctactactagtaggaaGGCAG GGAGCACCCCTCAGGATGCTGGCATGCAAAACGCCATCTACCAGGGCCTGTATGGCGTCAAAATGACCGAGCCTTTCAACTGCCCCGGGGTGTGTACCTGGCCCGGATCATACACATCACTTGGGTTTCACGCCGAGTGCAGGAATGTCACCCAGCAAACATTGCAAACTGCCCGCTGCGCCTACGACAATGAAAATGTCATGCGGCAGTGCAATATGACGACGCCGGGGGGAGTCATGGTCAAATCCCACCACGTCGACACCGATTCTGGGACGACCTACTACATGAACACATCCTCGCTTCTCTACCAATATTCTCAATCTGGAGGTTCATATACCCCGAAACAGACCTTTCCCGAAATCACGCGATTTGCAATCTATAGATCGACCGTGGACTACAATTTCAACATGCAGAACATCAACGTTACAGAATGCTCTCTCTACATCACGGCCTACGAATATACAGATGCCAAGGCCAATGGTAGTGATTTCTCTTTTGCGAGCAAGCGAGAGATCGATTTCGGCGTCAAGAACCCCTGGCACCTCGCACCCCCAAATTCCTCCATAAACTTCCAGCGCATCGTCACCAACGAGACAACAAGGGGCGGCATCCAAATTCCTGCGCTTGAAATAGACTTTCCAAATCTCCAAACACTAGCAACTTTCCTCTCGTCCCCTTCAATAGTGAGCGAATTTGTCGAAGGGGACTTTGTGAATACAAACCTAGGCATTGCCGCTGCTCTATATGGCGACGTGAATCTCAGCGATCGGTTCGACGGAATGGCGACAGCCATGACAAACTATCTGCGGTACGGCCCCAATACCCAGCTGGCGCTTGGAGAGGTGATTCAGAGCGAGCCTTTTGTTTCCATCCGCTGGGGGTACTTTGCTGTCCCCATTGCGACTGAGGCACTTGCCATTATATTTGCCATTCTAAGCATTGTCAGCAGTCGCCGCAGTCGCGGTGTGCCCTTGTGGAAGTCTTCGACGCTTGCTGTGCTGGCTTGTCAGCATAACGAGCAGCTTGAGCTTTTGCAAACTACGGGCAAGGGTATCAATGAGATCCAAGCCGTGGCTAAAAGATCCAAGGTACAATTACAATAG
- a CDS encoding uncharacterized protein (BUSCO:EOG092D0VZC) codes for MFVTKHAAELCALLVNDLYGELPSRILAALFAKGRSNIAQLGLYTQLGPRQIRNGLGVLNQQNLLYHHTDTNTKRTTYEANPGACYNLVRSGKILEMIDSQYGTAERDLVQTLLLLGYARIAELTHAYQSRAPTSNGHANGHGANGSSSGLIESEAELHNVLSHLIRCEIIETVRPQSFRNPTDVYHEIEADVTKTAPGEKATKTKIDQQRQIMEQYRSFRDQPTALKRQLDQFGGPVTKRRKLESGSGEDDRAMDYDIPPLNPNVVVRVNYEKCLVELRSHRLASFAMDTLGEVTGEVYRTLLGLLTSEVSRCRADPFLGEEAITHQAAVTTMDVYEHLDEAVNVAAGIGKAPKDKIDYQSAEKILTAPAGNDTFAGDSDDDAAGGAFDSDDDSDDMGRHGSFSRKSRSVSKTNGGKPKVTFEDAATSTDNRLDQMRQHLLLLSESKYRFVRHCGTQGRGQWTVDFDQVMERLRDTELDASIEQSFGRHGLRLTRILREKGKLDEKMLPSAALMKKTDVQAKMLAMQMAGLVDVQEVPKDNTRVANRTLFFWFFDRDRSQAQILDDLYKAMVRCLQTLQVERHRERNILSFVERKDVMGKEEEVMTAEHYNKYNRHLEEQNKLLGQMMRLDEVVSIFRDY; via the exons ATGTTCGTC ACTAAACATGCGGCGGAGCTTTGCGCTCTCCTAGTCAACGATCTATACGGCGAGCTTCCTTCG CGAATTCTTGCCGCGCTCTTCGCCAAAGGCCGATCAAACATCGCACAGCTCGGGCTCTATACGCAACTTGGCCCTCGACAGATTCGCAATGGCCTGGGCGTCCTCAACCAGCAGAATCTGCTATACCACCACACAGACACCAATACCAAGCGCACCACCTATGAAGCCAATCCCGGAGCATGCTACAACCTCGTTCGATCTGGCAAGATCTTGGAGATGATCGATAGCCAATACGGGACTGCGGAGCGCGACCTAGTTCAaaccctgctgctgctgggctatGCGAGAATCGCTGAGCTGACTCACGCATACCAGTCCCGCGCACCGACGTCCAATGGTCATGCGAATGGCCATGGTGCGAATGGGTCTAGCTCCGGCTTGATTGAATCCGAAGCTGAGCTTCACAATGTCCTGAGTCACTTGATTCGCTGCGAAATTATCGAGACGGTCCGGCCGCAGTCCTTCCGTAACCCAACCGATGTTTACCACGAGATCGAGGCGGACGTCACCAAGACAGCCCCGGGCGAGAAggcaacaaaaacaaaaatagacCAACAAAGGCAGATAATGGAGCAATATCGATCGTTCAGAGACCAGCCGACGGCTCTAAAGAGGCAGCTTGACCAGTTTGGGGGGCCGGTaacgaagagaagaaagctcGAGAGTGGATCAGGGGAAGATGACAGAGCGATGGATTATGATATCCCGCCTCTTAAT CCAAATGTCGTTGTCAGAGTCAACTACGAAAAATGTCTGGTTGAATTACGCAGCCACCGCCTGGCCAGCTTCGCCATGGACACTCTAGGCGAGGTAACTGGCGAAGTGTATCGCACACTGCTTGGACTCCTCACTTCCGAAGTTTCTAGATGCCGGGCGGATCCTTTCCTGGGGGAAGAGGCGATTACTCACCAAGCTGCTGTCACTACAATGGACGTCTATGAGCACCTAGATGAGGCAGTCAACGTTGCGGCGGGAATAGGAAAAGCCCCAAAGGACAAGATTGACTACCAAAGTGCAGAGAAGATCCTGACGGCGCCTGCTGGAAACGACACATTTGCTGGTGACTCGGATGATGACGCAGCAGGTGGCGCTTTTGATAGCGATGATGATTCTGATGACATGGGCCGACATGGAAGTTTCTCGCGAAAATCTCGATCAGTATCTAAGACAAATGGTGGTAAACCAAAGGTGACGTTTGAAGATGCAGCAACATCTACGGACAATCGTCTAGACCAGATGCGCCAGCATCTCCTGCTATTGTCGGAGAGCAAATATCGCTTCGTGCGCCACTGTGGAACACAGGGTCGGGGGCAATGGACTGTTGATTTTGATCAGGTCATGGAGCGCCTTCGAGATACTGAGCTGGATGCCTCTATCGAACAATCCTTCGGACGGCATGGACTCCGTCTTACTCGTATCCTCCGTGAAAAGGGCAAGCTGGATGAAAAGATGTTGCCATCTGCGgcgttgatgaagaagacagacGTGCAAGCGAAGATGCTTGCCATGCAGATGGCCGGTTTGGTCGACGTGCAGGAAGTTCCCAAGGACAATACAAGAGTGGCCAACCGGACCCTGTTCTTCTGGTTCTTTGACAGAGATCGAAGCCAGGCACAGATACTAGATGACCTATATAAAGCCATGGTCCGCTGCTTGCAGACGTTGCAGGTAGAGAGACATCGGGAGCGGAACATTTTATCCTTTGTTGAGAGGAAGGACGTTAtgggaaaggaagaagaggtgaTGACGGCAGAGCATTATAACAAGTACAACAGACATTTGGAAGAGCAGAACAAGCTTCTTGGACAGATGATGAGATTGGATGAGGTTGTGTCGATATTCCGAGATTATTAG
- the QCR2 gene encoding ubiquinol-cytochrome c reductase core subunit 1 (MEROPS:MER0003544), with product MISRSALSRSAQQAARRSGVVPRRGFAAAAAAPTGSYETADINGLKVASKDTQGPTTTLAVVAKAGTRYQPLPGLTYGLEQFAFKTTQRRSALRIARESELLGGQLTASHTREALVIEASFLRDDLPYFAELLAEVVSQTKYTTHEFHEEIERILPYKKAAVNADVAGLALDNAHAVAFHSGLGAALNPSPSAPFNKYVNEEYVASFADVVYSKPNIAVVADGAGAQSLSKWVDQFFKGVPAAARSGQTLKTEATKYFGGEQRTSHASGNSVVIAFPGSDSTGSKPEIEVLATLLGAQPTIKWAPGFSLLSKATAGTPGVSVASANQAYSDAGLLTVQLTGAAASVRKAAEETVKALKNIAAGTVSKEDVAKAIANAKFNLLEKAQTRGSSVLLAGSGLVNNGKVQDLVALTKSLDAVTADKLKTTAKALLDGKATVSSVGDLFVLPYAEELGLRV from the exons ATGATTTCGAGATCGGCTCTCTCGAGAAGTGCGCAGCAGGCCGCCCGCCGGTCAGGCGTTGTGCCTCGCCGAGGttttgctgccgccgctgcagccCCCACCGGATCGTACGAGACTGCCGATATCAACGGACTCAAGGTTGCTTCCAAAGACACTCAGGGACCGACCACGACACTGGCCGTTGTTGCCAAGGCCGGAACTCGTTACCAGCCTCTTCCTGGTCTGACCTACGGCCTGGAGCAGTTTGCTTTCAAG ACCACCCAGCGACGATCTGCCCTTCGCATTGCCCGCGAGTCCGAGCTTCTCGGAGGTCAATTGACTGCCTCTCACACCCGTGAGGCCCTCGTCATCGAGGCCAGCTTCTTGCGCGACGATTTACCCTACTTCGCTGAGCTCCTGGCTGAGGTTGTGTCCCAGACCAAGTACACCA CTCACGAATTCCACGAGGAGATTGAACGAATCCTGCCCTACAAGAAGGCTGCTGTCAACGCCGATGTTGCCGGCCTCGCTCTGGACAACGCTCACGCTGTGGCCTTCCACTCTGGTCTCGGTGCCGCCTTGAATCCCTCTCCTTCCGCTCCCTTCAACAAGTACGTCAACGAGGAGTACGTTGCCAGCTTTGCCGACGTCGTCTACTCCAAGCCCAACATTGCTGTTGTCGCCGATGGCGCTGGTGCGCAGTCCCTGTCCAAGTGGGTCGACCAGTTCTTCAAGGGCGTCCCTGCTGCCGCTCGCAGCGGACAGACTCTCAAGACTGAGGCCACCAAGTACTTTGGTGGTGAGCAGCGAACCAGCCACGCCTCTGGCAACTCGGTCGTGATTGCTTTCCCCGGCTCAGACAGCACTGGTTCCAAGCCCGAGATTGAGGTTCTGGCTACCCTGCTCGGCGCCCAGCCCACCATCAAGTGGGCTCCTGGCTTCAGCCTTCTGTCCAAGGCTACTGCTGGAACCCCTGGCGTCTCCGTCGCTTCAGCCAACCAGGCTTACTCTGATGCTGGTCTCCTGACTGTTCAGCTGACTGGTGCCGCTGCCTCTGTTCGCAAGGCCGCTGAGGAGACTGTCAAGGCCCTGAAGAACATTGCTGCCGGCACTGTGAGCAAGGAGGATGtggccaaggccattgccaaCGCCAAGTTCAACCTGCTGGAGAAGGCTCAGACTCGTGGTTCCAGCGTTCTGTTGGCCGGCTCTGGTCTCGTCAACAACGGCAAGGTCCAGGACCTTGTTGCTCTGACCAAGTCTCTCGACGCTGTTACCGCCGATAAGCTGAAGACT ACTGCCAAGGCCCTTCTCGATGGAAAGGCCACAGTCTCTTCCGTTGGCGACTTGTTTGTGCTGCCTTATGCTGAGGAGCTGGGTCTGCGGGTATAG
- a CDS encoding uncharacterized protein (CAZy:AA11~SECRETED:SignalP(1-20)) gives MRFFNTVAAVVLGLAAVANGHMEMSYPPPFRSKFNANYPDHFSDEASNMKSPLDSQGGNYPCKGYHTDLGTPAGKSVVTWAPGGSYNFTITGQTYHDGGSCQASLSYDKGQTFKVIHSYIGGCPPPGDSSWDFTVPADAPAGEALFAWTWFNNLGNREMYMNCAAVTIGAGKKRAASVPFASRPDIFLANIGPKGNGVITPDSKDVDFPQPGNEVDRRPSLNAAAPPAGGSSGSPVAPPPAVTSAPAPAPAPTSASQGPSGVFVTAPTAEPTAPADGTSSSKPSAATSVSASSAAAVPQPTTGSGNSSPSSPSSPSNGTLPASSSTTAGSKCSTEGQWNCLSGGKSYQRCAAGLWSISMPVAAGTSCKPGLGDSLVVAKKRSGSGFVPRRRFVYEQNHGKRVSSWMG, from the exons ATGAGATTCTTCAACACGGTTGCCGCCGTTGTCCTCGGACTGGCTGCAGTTGCCAATGGCCACATGGAGATGAGCTACCCGCCTCCTTTCCGCTCAAAGTTCAACGCCAACTATCCTGACCATTTTAGCGATGAAGCCTCCAACATGAAATCTCCCCTTGACTCGCAGGGAGGAAATTACCCTTGCAAGGGCTATCATACAGATCTCGGCACTCCCGCGGGCAAATCGGTTGTCACTTGGGCTCCTGGCGGAAGCTACAACTTCACCATCACCGGCCAAACCTACCATGATGGCGGCAGCTGCCAAGCATCGCTCTCCTATGACAAAGGCCAAACTTTCAAAGTCATCCATTCGTACATTGGCGGGTGTCCTCCGCCGGGAGACTCGTCATGGGACTTCACGGTGCCTGCCGACGCCCCCGCCGGCGAAGCCTTGTTCGCCTGGACCTGGTTCAACAATTTGGGCAACCGTGAGATGTACATGAATTGCGCGGCTGTCACTATCGGCGCTGGCAAGAAACGCGCAGCTTCTGTTCCTTTTGCTAGTCGTCCCGATATCTTTCTTGCCAACATCGGCCCCAAAGGCAACGGTGTCATCACGCCTGACAGCAAGGATGTCGACTTTCCCCAGCCTGGCAATGAGGTTGATCGTCGCCCGAGCCTGAATGCTGCAGCACCTCCTGCTGGCGGTTCGTCGGGTAGCCC AGTAGCTCCTCCGCCTGCCGTAACATCGGCCCCGGCTCCGGCTCCGGCTCCAACTTCTGCTTCTCAGGGCCCGAGTGGTGTTTTCGTCACCGCACCCACGGCAGAGCCAACAGCTCCCGCCGACGGCACCAGTTCCAGCAAACCTTCGGCCGCAACTTCGGTGTCAGCCTCTTCAGCGGCCGCTGTGCCTCAGCCTACCACTGGCAGCGGCAATTCCAGCCCTTCCAGCCCTTCCAGCCCTTCCAACGGGACACTCCCTGCGAGCTCTTCGACGACTGCAGGATCAAAGTGTTCTACAGAGGGTCAGTGGAACTGCCTATCTGGCGGAAAGTCATACCAGCGGTGCGCTGCCGGACTGTGGTCCATCTCTATGCCTGTGGCCGCGGGAACTTCATGTAAGCCCGGACTGGGCGATTCCCTTGTAGTGGCCAAGAAGCGAAGCGGTTCAGGCTTTGTCCCAAGACGCCGTTTCGTCTATGAACAAAACCACGGAAAGCGGGTGTCTTCTTGGATGGGCTAG
- a CDS encoding uncharacterized protein (EggNog:ENOG41~BUSCO:EOG092D33Q2), whose protein sequence is MSPAAAAVVGREKESNLARLLGSGTAGISELALFHPVDTIAKRLMSNHGKVASASQLNQVIFKDKASAPFARKFVSLFPGLGYAAGYKVLQRIYKYGGQPIARDFLGKHYGKDFEAAFGKKTGKAIMHSTAGSLIGIGEIVLLPLDVLKIKRQTNPEAFRGRGVLKIVADEGFGLYRGWGWTAARNAPGSFALFGGSAFAKEYLFQLEDYNKASWFQNFVASIAGASASLVVSAPLDVIKTRIQNRNFDNPESGFRILTNMARNEGFSSFFKGLVPKLLMTGPKLVFSFWLAQTLIPAFDTVFSK, encoded by the exons AtgtcaccagcagcagcggcagttgTGGGACGAGAGAAGGAGTCAAACTTGGCTCGTCTGCTCGGCTCAG GTACCGCTGGTATCTCCGAGCTGGCGCTTTTCCACCCT GTGGATACTATCGCGAAGCGATTGATGAGCAACCACGGCAAA GTTGCTAGCGCAAGCCAACTGAACCAAGTCATCTTCAAGGACAAGGCCTCCGCACCCTTCGCACGAAAGTTCGTCTCGCTGTTCCCAGGTCTGGGCTACGCCGCCGGCTACAAGGTGCTTCAGAGAATATACAAGTATGGCGGACAACCCATTGCGCGCGACTTCCTGGGCAAGCACTACGGAAAGGACTTTGAGGCCGCCTTTGGCAAGAAGACAGGCAAGGCTATCATGCACTCTACTGCCGGCAG TTTGATTGGTATCGGAGAAATCGTCCTGCTGCCCCTCGATGTCCTCAAGATCAAGCGCCAGACCAACCCTGAGGCCTTCCGTGGCCGTGGTGTCCTGAAGATTGTTGCCGACGAGGGTTTCGGCCTGTACCGTGGCTGGGGATGGACTGCTGCTCGAAACGCACCCGGATCTTTCGCT CTCTTCGGAGGTTCTGCTTTCGCCAAGGAGTATCTCTTCCAGCTTGAGGACTACAACAAGGCCAGCTGGTTCCAGAACTTCGTCGCTTCCATCGCTGGTGCTTCTGCCTCCCTCGTCGTCTCTGCTCCCCTCGATGTTATCAAGACCCGAATCCAGAACCGCAATTTCGACAACCCCGAGAGCGGCTTCAGAATTCTGACCAACATGGCCAGGAACGAGGGCTTCTCGAGTTTCTTCAAGGGACTGGTTCCCAAG CTGCTCATGACTGGACCTAAGcttgtcttctctttctgGCTCGCCCAGACTCTGATCCCGGCTTTCGACACCGTCTTCAGCAAATAG